The genomic segment ATAATAAAATTAGATGAATCAAAAATATAAGATAATGATCGGTGGTACTCTTGTATCCTTGGTTAGCAAGCTTAAAACGATAAGCTGGTAAGACACCAGTAAGTTAAGTTCCACATTATTTTGATGATTTTATTTTTATATAAAAGGATCTGTTTTGATGAATATTAAAAGTTTACTTCTGTCTGTTTCCCTTTTAAGTATCTTGCTACTCAGTGGATGTAACAGTACGGTACCTCTGGCAAACGATCAGGAGTCAGCCATAACTAAAAGTTTTCCAGTTCCACAAGAAAACCAATCTGCTTTGTATATATACCGCGATAGCTTTACCGGTAAGGCACTAAAAAAAGATATCTATGTTGATGACAAGTGCGTTGGTGAAACCGCAGATAAAACTTTTTTCTATACTTTGGTAGCCGGTAATCAGACTCATAAGATTTCAACTGAATCAGAATTTTCTCCTAACGACTTATCTATCTTCACAGAACCTGGAAAAAATTACTTCATCAGACAACATATAAGAATGGGAGTTTTCGTCGGCGGAGCCAAACTTAGTGTATCCAGTGAAGAAGAAGGGAAAAGGGTAATAACTAAAGCAGATGTTCATCTTGCAGAGCCTGGCGTATGCGATAACTGAACAATTGTCATATGTGATTATCAATCACATCAAAATTACTTTGTGTAACCTTGGTCCCATAAAAACTCGTTTGACCAACGAGTTTTTTTGTTTTAAAACCCGAGAGAATAAGCTCCGTTATAAACGTATTTTCCAACTTCTCTTATCATCGCCTCCTAAATATCCTCCAAATCGTTATATAAAATGATATATAGTGATGAGAGAGCCTTCCCATAAGGAAAGCATCTTCTTGTCAAACTTAGAATAAAAGTTAATAAGGTTGAAACCATGATTATTAGCGATATTGATTTTTCCTCTCTGTATAAAAACCATATGGCCAAAGCAGGAAGGGTAACCAAACCTGCCAGCAGTTGGGATGCTAAAGCAGAAAAAATGGCTGAAAGCTGTGCTAATCCTGAAGATGAGTATCTGAAAAAATTTTTATCGATGATGGATTTAACGGGGGCAAAAACATTGCTGGATATTGGTTGTGGTCCCGGTACCATTTGCCTGCAGGCTGCAAATAAGCTCGAGCACGTTTACGGGCTGGACTACAGTGCCGGAATGCTGGAAGTTGCCGAACGCCGGGCCAACGTGATGGAATTGGATAACGTAACTTTGTTTCAACGAGCATGGGATGATAACTGGGATGACATTCCGCCAAGCGATATTGTGGTTGCCTCACGTTCCACATTGGTTGCTGATATGGGTGCCGCACTAAAAAAACTTCACGATAAAGCACTAATGCGGGTTTATACCACCCATCCTATTGATCCTCATTTCATGGATATTCGAATTTTACGCGCATTGGGTAGAGAAAATACCGGTTTGCCTAACTATATCTATCCATTAAATATTTTGTGTCAGATGGGTATTAATCCGCGTCTGGACTACATCTATAGCCGTAACTGTCAGGCCAGAACAGACAGTTACGAAGAGTTTGAGAAAACCGTTAGCTGGTCGCTAGGGGAATTAACCGATCGGGAACGCGACAACCTACATAAATACTATCAACAGGGTAAAAATGGGCCCGAACCATTAATCTCGCCGCTGCGCGGTTGGGCATTTATTTCATGGGATAAAAATCAGGGGCGGAGCTAACCTTATGTTTTACATTGCTGATAGCCAAATAGATCAATTGTTGTCTGATGATATTCAACACGGAGATTTGACCACTCGCGCATTAGGAATTGGACAGCATCCTGGAAACATGGTGTTTATCCGTCGACAGTCTGGGCGGATTAGCGGTTTGACGGTGGCTTCTCGCTTGTTAACCAAACTATCTCTTAATGTGACACTTAACGCTCAGGATGGTCATGATGCTCTGGCCGGCGATGTAT from the Limnobaculum zhutongyuii genome contains:
- a CDS encoding class I SAM-dependent methyltransferase, coding for MIISDIDFSSLYKNHMAKAGRVTKPASSWDAKAEKMAESCANPEDEYLKKFLSMMDLTGAKTLLDIGCGPGTICLQAANKLEHVYGLDYSAGMLEVAERRANVMELDNVTLFQRAWDDNWDDIPPSDIVVASRSTLVADMGAALKKLHDKALMRVYTTHPIDPHFMDIRILRALGRENTGLPNYIYPLNILCQMGINPRLDYIYSRNCQARTDSYEEFEKTVSWSLGELTDRERDNLHKYYQQGKNGPEPLISPLRGWAFISWDKNQGRS
- a CDS encoding DUF2846 domain-containing protein produces the protein MNIKSLLLSVSLLSILLLSGCNSTVPLANDQESAITKSFPVPQENQSALYIYRDSFTGKALKKDIYVDDKCVGETADKTFFYTLVAGNQTHKISTESEFSPNDLSIFTEPGKNYFIRQHIRMGVFVGGAKLSVSSEEEGKRVITKADVHLAEPGVCDN